Proteins from a genomic interval of Bradysia coprophila strain Holo2 chromosome X, BU_Bcop_v1, whole genome shotgun sequence:
- the LOC119085706 gene encoding neuralized-like protein 4 isoform X1, whose protein sequence is MSFHWNCGKRITLSNNNTTATRSFNEFNHGLVLSAAPLEDNVLFEVRIDQKVSSWSGSIEIGVTSVHPETELPACATKMSNGTWLMAGISILKDGCSLVEAYGIDLDKLKEGDRVGVMRTSQGDLIFYINGESQGIAANNIPNPVYALVNLYGKCVQVSMYPPLDQQFQTDSIDVVEDVNIRMPIDVQVSHPSSLHLGGGGDITDINDRLRFHNRCGSLVKLSANCRTAERRRPLDEFNNGVVMTHRPLKDNELFEIRIDKLVDKWSGSIEVGVTTHNPTALHFPATMTNMRSGTIMMSGSGILTNGKGSRREYGEFNLDELREGDRVGMMRKSNGNLHYYINGQDQGVASTRVSATLWGVIDLYGMTIKVTIVDRDEREQQNLVTRRNNLMTLQTCSEEIGVHSPEAEFIQNNDRLTFHQICGTHALVTHSGRTALRPNASDDFNNGVVLTRRPLRPNEIFQVRLERVVTKWAGSIEVGVTTHSPNELEFPFTMTNVSLLIRSGTWMMTGNGVMMNGTTVIEQYGQNLDRLQVGDRVGVVRKDDGTLHFWVNGVDQGPGALNVPERVYGVIDLYGQAAQASIIDTSECGSPDTGNSTISNTTLYSSEPKLRFHTSCYGRNARISNGGLTASRPKALAEFNGSIVFSNRPLRYRELFEVVLETMIDHWNGSVEIGLTGIRPDEITMASTATDLEQDTIMMSGSTLMYNGVLVRHDMPFDLDSLTTGSRIGVMKNGHNIHFFVNGEDQGPAYECPIQNMHAVVDLYGQCAQVSITSGADIRAPYATSENSQSLQATSVIQPMLIESKHRWSCISGNVTLSQNWTYASRCTNLSSALSRCLIFSEHHLTPGEPFDIKITEYNSLLAGCLKVGVTDLNLTDEHVRKNIPVCMKKIPGNVWYVSGNEIRHNSKLLQRSMASLEWLRVGDRITLDLTSSRTLKILLNSEDMNINFPVVGSDVYAVVELIGTTMACQVISSQGPASPLRPCSLRLQDSLECVEKSFYNQDSMLESIESEALFFEFGESHGKNIQLSDDKRTAHRYQGYNHGIVCVTKPLCKGHSISVRIDQINTKWKGTILLGVIGVTPNNFIFPSSAILLKRPCWIVTHDYTNINGNKNQTKYGELLNSIQKDTVITISFSFSGNLSVTVGQKTLDDLASGLPHHVYPIFDLYGRCEKLTILNTEQKNGSPINEEVLPATTSHALSLDSDRNVPQCEKADLEIHEKETDTSLPSSSLVGTSIMARSVAESVSENLLMNISIKNRSVETKNDFPTNSSASSCCLRDSLQLQHSTNLNIQRSQSTHRFNNGGLNCLDNNREQDTNQIGDEAVEDESVEYAEARSGSITYDTNLAIDSDDNDVDDESNINPQQLLLDAFERYKQATSSSDNYGNPQQRNEPLSLDLNTSSGEAYNTSFSSLPAISTKDCDYLKLVMGFQRTLVIPDAFFVSDTPICYCRKCVTSESTSVLTGWIRFKINQFITNANLPTTSAVENSGSADWTTAFYLTRVDKIRAILDHGQPLPIDTCEGSGGHQKDDSGLGGHLNLLSVPNSPAKPPTNFTHRYMSGRTVYSIDTAFEVRVRTQSLCVAELSEGDGSGSSMFSESVQKWTTKEAGACVLTALLLKLTPVEMQEG, encoded by the exons ATGTCCTTCCACTGGAATTGTGGGAAACGGATAACATTGTCTAATAACAATACCACAGCGACCCGAAGTTTCAATGAATTCAATCATGGACTAGTGTTAAGTGCCGCTCCTCTCGAGGACAATGTCTTATTTGAAGTGCGAATCGATCAGAAG GTGTCGTCATGGAGTGGCAGTATCGAGATCGGTGTTACGTCCGTTCATCCGGAAACTGAACTGCCAGCTTGTGCCACAAAAATGTCGAATGGAACTTGG TTAATGGCCGGGATCAGTATCCTCAAAGACGGCTGTTCTCTAGTCGAAGCATATGGCATTGATTTGGACAAATTGAAAGAGGGTGACCGAGTCGGTGTTATGCGAACGTCTCAAGGCGATCtgatattttacataaatggTGAATCGCAAGGAATCGCAGCCAATAACATCCCTAATCCAGTGTACGCGCTCGTCaatttatacggaaaatgTGTTCAGGTTTCGATGTATCCACCGTTGGACCAACAA TTTCAGACCGATTCTATTGACGTTGTCGAAGACGTGAACATACGAATGCCTATCGACGTTCAGGTTTCGCATCCGTCGTCTCTGCATTTAGGTGGAGGAGGTGATATAACGGACATCAATGATCGTTTACGTTTTCACAATCGTTGTGGATCCTTGGTCAAATTAAGTGCAAATTGTCGTACAGCAG AACGACGACGTCCACTGGATGAATTCAATAATGGCGTTGTCATGACACATCGACCGTTAAAGGACAACGAATTATTTGAGATTCGTATCGATAAACTGGTCGATAAATGGTCCGGTAGTATCGAAGTTGGTGTTACAACACATAATCCAACAGCGTTACATTTTCCAGCTAC AATGACAAACATGAGAAGTGGAACCATAATGATGTCCGGTTCGGGCATTCTCACCAACGGGAAAGGAAGTCGTCGCGAATATGGTGAATTCAATTTGGACGAATTGCGAGAAGGCGATCGCGTCGGAATGATGCGAAAATCGAACGGAAATTTGCATTATTACATCAACGGTCAGGATCAGGGAGTGGCGTCGACTCGTGTCTCTGCCACATTATGGGGCGTTATCGATCTGTATGGCATGACCATAAAAGTGACCATTGTCGATCGCGATGAACGAGAGCAGCAGAATTTGGTCACGCGCCGCAACAATTTGATGACACTGCAAACTTGTTCGGAGGAGATTGGTGTACACAGTCCGGAAGCGGAATTCATTCAGAACAATGATCGgttgacatttcatcaaatttgtgGAACGCATGCACTGGTTACGCATAGCGGGCGTACAGCCTTAAGGCCAAA CGCTTCCGACGACTTCAACAATGGCGTTGTGCTGACCAGACGTCCTTTACGgccgaatgaaattttccaaGTTCGATTGGAACGTGTGGTGACCAAGTGGGCGGGCAGCATCGAAGTCGGCGTAACGACTCATTCACCGAACGAATTGGAATTTCCGTTCACGATGACGAATGTCAG TTTATTAATCAGAAGTGGCACTTGGATGATGACTGGGAATGGTGTGATGATGAATGGGACTACGGTTATCGAACAGTATGGTCAGAATTTGGATCGATTGCAAGTTGGTGATCGTGTTGGCGTTGTTCGAAAAGATGATGGAACGTTGCATTTTTGGGTGAATGGTGTTGATCAGGGGCCAGGAGCTTTAAATGTTCCAGAACGAGTGTATGGAGTTATTG ATCTCTATGGGCAAGCTGCACAAGCTAGTATTATTGATACGTCCGAATGCGGTAGTCCTGACACTGGTAATTCAACCATTTCCAACACAACGCTGTACAGCAGCGAACCGAAATTAAGATTTCACACGTCATGCTACGGTCGAAATGCTCGCATTTCCAACGGAGGTCTCACGGCCAGTCGACCGAAAGCTCTAGCAGAATTTAATGGCTCGATAGTGTTCAGCAATCGTCCACTGAGATATCGCGAACTATTCGAGGTTGTTTTGGAGACGATGATTGACCATTGGAATGGAAGTGTTGAAATTGGCCTGACCGGAATCAGACCCGATGAAATAACAATGGCTAGCACAGCCACTGATTTGGAACAAGATACGATAATGATGTCAGGCAGTACGCTAATGTACAATGGAGTACTGGTCCGGCATGACATGCCGTTTGATCTGGATAGTTTAACGACTGGTTCACGAATCGGCGTCATGAAAAACGGTCATAACATTCACTTCTTCGTGAATGGGGAAGACCAAGGACCGGCGTATGAATGTCCTATTCAAAATATGCACGCCGTGGTCGATTTGTACGGACAGTGTGCTCAGGTGAGTATCACCAGCGGAGCAGACATACGAGCACCGTACGCAACCAGCGAAAATTCTCAGAGCTTGCAAGCAACGTCGGTCATCCAGCCAATGTTGATCGAGTCCAAGCATCG TTGGTCATGCATATCGGGCAATGTAACCCTTTCGCAAAATTGGACATATGCCAGTCGTTGCACAAATTTATCGTCAGCTCTGTCGCGATGTTTAATATTTTCGGAGCATCATTTAACGCCGGGGGAACcatttgatattaaaattacCGAATACAATAGTCTGCTAGCCGGATGTTTAAAAGTCGGCGTTACGGATCTCAACTTAACCGATGAACAtgttcgcaaaaatattcccgTTTGCATGAAAAAGATCCCGGGCAATGTGTGGTACGTGTCGGGCAATGAAATTCGTCACAACTCGAAACTGCTACAACGTTCGATGGCCTCGCTGGAATGGCTTCGTGTCGGCGATCGCATCACTCTCGATTTGACATCGTCGCGAACGCTGAAAATTCTCTTGAATTCGGAGGACATGAACATCAATTTTCCAGTCGTTGGATCC GACGTGTACGCAGTGGTTGAGCTGATTGGCACGACAATGGCGTGTCAGGTGATTTCGTCGCAAGGACCAGCATCACCACTTCGTCCATGCAGTTTGCGTTTGCAGGATTCGTTGGAGTGTGTGGAGAAGAGTTTCTAT aaTCAAGACTCGATGCTGGAATCGATTGAATCGGAAGCATTGTTCTTTGAATTCGGCGAAAGTCACGGGAAAAACATTCAATTATCCGACGATAAACGAACTGCCCATCGATATCAGGGATATAATCACGGAATCGTCTGCGTCACGAAACCATTGTGCAAAGGACATAGTATCAGT GTacgaatcgatcaaattaacACCAAGTGGAAGGGGACAATTTTACTGGGCGTCATCGGCGTTACaccaaataatttcattttcccttCATCGGCGATATTATTGAAGAGACCCTGCTGGATTGTAACGCACGATTACACCAACATTAACGGCAATAAAAACCAAACGAAATACGGCGAACTACTGAACTCCATCCAGAAGGACACCGTAATCACAATCAGCTTTTCGTTTTCGGGAAATCTGTCGGTTACCGTTGGCCAGAAGACTTTAGACGATTTGGCGTCCGGTTTGCCACACCATGTGTATCCAATATTCGATTTGTATGGCAGGTGCGAAAAGTTGACCATTTTGAACACGGAACAGAAGAATGGCAGTCCCATCAATGAGGAAGTGTTACCGGCTACAACAAGTCATGCACTGAGTCTGGATTCGGATAGGAATGTGCCACAATGTGAGAAGGCTGATCtggaaattcatgaaaaagaAACGGATACATCGTTGCCGTCCAGCAGCTTGGTTGGCACTTCAATTAT GGCTCGATCTGTTGCAGAAAGCGTTTCCGAAAATCTGTTGATGAACATTTCGATCAAAAATCGTTCTGTCGAAACCAAAAACGACTTTCCTACCAACTCATCCGCTTCGTCATG TTGTTTGCGAGATTCACTGCAACTGCAACATTCCACCAATTTGAATATCCAACGAAGCCAAAGTACACACCGTTTCAACAATGGCGGTTTGAATTGCTTGGACAATAATCGCGAACAAGACACAAATCAAATAGGCGATGAGGCAGTCGAGGATGAAAGTGTAGAATATGCAGAAGCACGTAGCGGGTCGATAACATACGATACCAATCTCGCGATCGATTCGGATGACA ATGACGTCGACGACGAATCAAACATAAACCCGCAACAACTCCTACTTGATGCTTTCGAAAGGTACAAGCAGGCTACATCCTCGTCCGATAATTACGGGAACCCACAGCAAAGAAACGAACCATTATCGCTTGATTTGAATACTTCATCTGGTGAAGCATACAACACTTCGTTTAGTAGTCTTCCAGCCATTAGTACGAAGGACTGTGATTATTTAAAGTTGGTCATGGGTTTCCAAAGGACTTTAGTAATACCGGACGCGTTTTTTGTTAGCGACACCCCCATCTGTTACTGTCGGAAATGCGTCACCAGTGAAAGTACTTCGGTGCTGACGG GTTGGATTCGGTTCAAAATTAATCAATTCATCACCAATGCCAATCTGCCCACAACCTCAGCTGTCGAAAATAGTGGCAGTGCCGATTGGACTACGGCATTCTACTTGACTAGAGTCGATAAAATTCGTGCGATATTGGATCACGGTCAGCCGTTGCCAATTG ATACATGTGAGGGAAGCGGTGGCCATCAGAAAGACGATTCCGGTTTGGGCGGCCACCTAAATCTGCTGTCAGTTCCGAATTCGCCAGCCAAACCGCCGACGAATTTCACACATCGTTACATGTCCGGCCGGACTGTTTATTCGATTGACACAGCATTCGAGGTGCGCGTGCGGACTCAGTCGTTATGCGTGGCTGAATTAAGCGAAGGCGATGGAAGTGGTTCGAGTATGTTTAGcgaaagcgttcaaaagtggaCAACCAAAGAAGCTGGAGCGTGTGTACTAACTGCACTGTTGTTGAAACTGACGCCAGTTGAAATGCAAGAGGGTTAG
- the LOC119085706 gene encoding neuralized-like protein 4 isoform X2: MSFHWNCGKRITLSNNNTTATRSFNEFNHGLVLSAAPLEDNVLFEVRIDQKVSSWSGSIEIGVTSVHPETELPACATKMSNGTWLMAGISILKDGCSLVEAYGIDLDKLKEGDRVGVMRTSQGDLIFYINGESQGIAANNIPNPVYALVNLYGKCVQVSMYPPLDQQFQTDSIDVVEDVNIRMPIDVQVSHPSSLHLGGGGDITDINDRLRFHNRCGSLVKLSANCRTAERRRPLDEFNNGVVMTHRPLKDNELFEIRIDKLVDKWSGSIEVGVTTHNPTALHFPATMTNMRSGTIMMSGSGILTNGKGSRREYGEFNLDELREGDRVGMMRKSNGNLHYYINGQDQGVASTRVSATLWGVIDLYGMTIKVTIVDRDEREQQNLVTRRNNLMTLQTCSEEIGVHSPEAEFIQNNDRLTFHQICGTHALVTHSGRTALRPNASDDFNNGVVLTRRPLRPNEIFQVRLERVVTKWAGSIEVGVTTHSPNELEFPFTMTNVRSGTWMMTGNGVMMNGTTVIEQYGQNLDRLQVGDRVGVVRKDDGTLHFWVNGVDQGPGALNVPERVYGVIDLYGQAAQASIIDTSECGSPDTGNSTISNTTLYSSEPKLRFHTSCYGRNARISNGGLTASRPKALAEFNGSIVFSNRPLRYRELFEVVLETMIDHWNGSVEIGLTGIRPDEITMASTATDLEQDTIMMSGSTLMYNGVLVRHDMPFDLDSLTTGSRIGVMKNGHNIHFFVNGEDQGPAYECPIQNMHAVVDLYGQCAQVSITSGADIRAPYATSENSQSLQATSVIQPMLIESKHRWSCISGNVTLSQNWTYASRCTNLSSALSRCLIFSEHHLTPGEPFDIKITEYNSLLAGCLKVGVTDLNLTDEHVRKNIPVCMKKIPGNVWYVSGNEIRHNSKLLQRSMASLEWLRVGDRITLDLTSSRTLKILLNSEDMNINFPVVGSDVYAVVELIGTTMACQVISSQGPASPLRPCSLRLQDSLECVEKSFYNQDSMLESIESEALFFEFGESHGKNIQLSDDKRTAHRYQGYNHGIVCVTKPLCKGHSISVRIDQINTKWKGTILLGVIGVTPNNFIFPSSAILLKRPCWIVTHDYTNINGNKNQTKYGELLNSIQKDTVITISFSFSGNLSVTVGQKTLDDLASGLPHHVYPIFDLYGRCEKLTILNTEQKNGSPINEEVLPATTSHALSLDSDRNVPQCEKADLEIHEKETDTSLPSSSLVGTSIMARSVAESVSENLLMNISIKNRSVETKNDFPTNSSASSCCLRDSLQLQHSTNLNIQRSQSTHRFNNGGLNCLDNNREQDTNQIGDEAVEDESVEYAEARSGSITYDTNLAIDSDDNDVDDESNINPQQLLLDAFERYKQATSSSDNYGNPQQRNEPLSLDLNTSSGEAYNTSFSSLPAISTKDCDYLKLVMGFQRTLVIPDAFFVSDTPICYCRKCVTSESTSVLTGWIRFKINQFITNANLPTTSAVENSGSADWTTAFYLTRVDKIRAILDHGQPLPIDTCEGSGGHQKDDSGLGGHLNLLSVPNSPAKPPTNFTHRYMSGRTVYSIDTAFEVRVRTQSLCVAELSEGDGSGSSMFSESVQKWTTKEAGACVLTALLLKLTPVEMQEG, translated from the exons ATGTCCTTCCACTGGAATTGTGGGAAACGGATAACATTGTCTAATAACAATACCACAGCGACCCGAAGTTTCAATGAATTCAATCATGGACTAGTGTTAAGTGCCGCTCCTCTCGAGGACAATGTCTTATTTGAAGTGCGAATCGATCAGAAG GTGTCGTCATGGAGTGGCAGTATCGAGATCGGTGTTACGTCCGTTCATCCGGAAACTGAACTGCCAGCTTGTGCCACAAAAATGTCGAATGGAACTTGG TTAATGGCCGGGATCAGTATCCTCAAAGACGGCTGTTCTCTAGTCGAAGCATATGGCATTGATTTGGACAAATTGAAAGAGGGTGACCGAGTCGGTGTTATGCGAACGTCTCAAGGCGATCtgatattttacataaatggTGAATCGCAAGGAATCGCAGCCAATAACATCCCTAATCCAGTGTACGCGCTCGTCaatttatacggaaaatgTGTTCAGGTTTCGATGTATCCACCGTTGGACCAACAA TTTCAGACCGATTCTATTGACGTTGTCGAAGACGTGAACATACGAATGCCTATCGACGTTCAGGTTTCGCATCCGTCGTCTCTGCATTTAGGTGGAGGAGGTGATATAACGGACATCAATGATCGTTTACGTTTTCACAATCGTTGTGGATCCTTGGTCAAATTAAGTGCAAATTGTCGTACAGCAG AACGACGACGTCCACTGGATGAATTCAATAATGGCGTTGTCATGACACATCGACCGTTAAAGGACAACGAATTATTTGAGATTCGTATCGATAAACTGGTCGATAAATGGTCCGGTAGTATCGAAGTTGGTGTTACAACACATAATCCAACAGCGTTACATTTTCCAGCTAC AATGACAAACATGAGAAGTGGAACCATAATGATGTCCGGTTCGGGCATTCTCACCAACGGGAAAGGAAGTCGTCGCGAATATGGTGAATTCAATTTGGACGAATTGCGAGAAGGCGATCGCGTCGGAATGATGCGAAAATCGAACGGAAATTTGCATTATTACATCAACGGTCAGGATCAGGGAGTGGCGTCGACTCGTGTCTCTGCCACATTATGGGGCGTTATCGATCTGTATGGCATGACCATAAAAGTGACCATTGTCGATCGCGATGAACGAGAGCAGCAGAATTTGGTCACGCGCCGCAACAATTTGATGACACTGCAAACTTGTTCGGAGGAGATTGGTGTACACAGTCCGGAAGCGGAATTCATTCAGAACAATGATCGgttgacatttcatcaaatttgtgGAACGCATGCACTGGTTACGCATAGCGGGCGTACAGCCTTAAGGCCAAA CGCTTCCGACGACTTCAACAATGGCGTTGTGCTGACCAGACGTCCTTTACGgccgaatgaaattttccaaGTTCGATTGGAACGTGTGGTGACCAAGTGGGCGGGCAGCATCGAAGTCGGCGTAACGACTCATTCACCGAACGAATTGGAATTTCCGTTCACGATGACGAATGTCAG AAGTGGCACTTGGATGATGACTGGGAATGGTGTGATGATGAATGGGACTACGGTTATCGAACAGTATGGTCAGAATTTGGATCGATTGCAAGTTGGTGATCGTGTTGGCGTTGTTCGAAAAGATGATGGAACGTTGCATTTTTGGGTGAATGGTGTTGATCAGGGGCCAGGAGCTTTAAATGTTCCAGAACGAGTGTATGGAGTTATTG ATCTCTATGGGCAAGCTGCACAAGCTAGTATTATTGATACGTCCGAATGCGGTAGTCCTGACACTGGTAATTCAACCATTTCCAACACAACGCTGTACAGCAGCGAACCGAAATTAAGATTTCACACGTCATGCTACGGTCGAAATGCTCGCATTTCCAACGGAGGTCTCACGGCCAGTCGACCGAAAGCTCTAGCAGAATTTAATGGCTCGATAGTGTTCAGCAATCGTCCACTGAGATATCGCGAACTATTCGAGGTTGTTTTGGAGACGATGATTGACCATTGGAATGGAAGTGTTGAAATTGGCCTGACCGGAATCAGACCCGATGAAATAACAATGGCTAGCACAGCCACTGATTTGGAACAAGATACGATAATGATGTCAGGCAGTACGCTAATGTACAATGGAGTACTGGTCCGGCATGACATGCCGTTTGATCTGGATAGTTTAACGACTGGTTCACGAATCGGCGTCATGAAAAACGGTCATAACATTCACTTCTTCGTGAATGGGGAAGACCAAGGACCGGCGTATGAATGTCCTATTCAAAATATGCACGCCGTGGTCGATTTGTACGGACAGTGTGCTCAGGTGAGTATCACCAGCGGAGCAGACATACGAGCACCGTACGCAACCAGCGAAAATTCTCAGAGCTTGCAAGCAACGTCGGTCATCCAGCCAATGTTGATCGAGTCCAAGCATCG TTGGTCATGCATATCGGGCAATGTAACCCTTTCGCAAAATTGGACATATGCCAGTCGTTGCACAAATTTATCGTCAGCTCTGTCGCGATGTTTAATATTTTCGGAGCATCATTTAACGCCGGGGGAACcatttgatattaaaattacCGAATACAATAGTCTGCTAGCCGGATGTTTAAAAGTCGGCGTTACGGATCTCAACTTAACCGATGAACAtgttcgcaaaaatattcccgTTTGCATGAAAAAGATCCCGGGCAATGTGTGGTACGTGTCGGGCAATGAAATTCGTCACAACTCGAAACTGCTACAACGTTCGATGGCCTCGCTGGAATGGCTTCGTGTCGGCGATCGCATCACTCTCGATTTGACATCGTCGCGAACGCTGAAAATTCTCTTGAATTCGGAGGACATGAACATCAATTTTCCAGTCGTTGGATCC GACGTGTACGCAGTGGTTGAGCTGATTGGCACGACAATGGCGTGTCAGGTGATTTCGTCGCAAGGACCAGCATCACCACTTCGTCCATGCAGTTTGCGTTTGCAGGATTCGTTGGAGTGTGTGGAGAAGAGTTTCTAT aaTCAAGACTCGATGCTGGAATCGATTGAATCGGAAGCATTGTTCTTTGAATTCGGCGAAAGTCACGGGAAAAACATTCAATTATCCGACGATAAACGAACTGCCCATCGATATCAGGGATATAATCACGGAATCGTCTGCGTCACGAAACCATTGTGCAAAGGACATAGTATCAGT GTacgaatcgatcaaattaacACCAAGTGGAAGGGGACAATTTTACTGGGCGTCATCGGCGTTACaccaaataatttcattttcccttCATCGGCGATATTATTGAAGAGACCCTGCTGGATTGTAACGCACGATTACACCAACATTAACGGCAATAAAAACCAAACGAAATACGGCGAACTACTGAACTCCATCCAGAAGGACACCGTAATCACAATCAGCTTTTCGTTTTCGGGAAATCTGTCGGTTACCGTTGGCCAGAAGACTTTAGACGATTTGGCGTCCGGTTTGCCACACCATGTGTATCCAATATTCGATTTGTATGGCAGGTGCGAAAAGTTGACCATTTTGAACACGGAACAGAAGAATGGCAGTCCCATCAATGAGGAAGTGTTACCGGCTACAACAAGTCATGCACTGAGTCTGGATTCGGATAGGAATGTGCCACAATGTGAGAAGGCTGATCtggaaattcatgaaaaagaAACGGATACATCGTTGCCGTCCAGCAGCTTGGTTGGCACTTCAATTAT GGCTCGATCTGTTGCAGAAAGCGTTTCCGAAAATCTGTTGATGAACATTTCGATCAAAAATCGTTCTGTCGAAACCAAAAACGACTTTCCTACCAACTCATCCGCTTCGTCATG TTGTTTGCGAGATTCACTGCAACTGCAACATTCCACCAATTTGAATATCCAACGAAGCCAAAGTACACACCGTTTCAACAATGGCGGTTTGAATTGCTTGGACAATAATCGCGAACAAGACACAAATCAAATAGGCGATGAGGCAGTCGAGGATGAAAGTGTAGAATATGCAGAAGCACGTAGCGGGTCGATAACATACGATACCAATCTCGCGATCGATTCGGATGACA ATGACGTCGACGACGAATCAAACATAAACCCGCAACAACTCCTACTTGATGCTTTCGAAAGGTACAAGCAGGCTACATCCTCGTCCGATAATTACGGGAACCCACAGCAAAGAAACGAACCATTATCGCTTGATTTGAATACTTCATCTGGTGAAGCATACAACACTTCGTTTAGTAGTCTTCCAGCCATTAGTACGAAGGACTGTGATTATTTAAAGTTGGTCATGGGTTTCCAAAGGACTTTAGTAATACCGGACGCGTTTTTTGTTAGCGACACCCCCATCTGTTACTGTCGGAAATGCGTCACCAGTGAAAGTACTTCGGTGCTGACGG GTTGGATTCGGTTCAAAATTAATCAATTCATCACCAATGCCAATCTGCCCACAACCTCAGCTGTCGAAAATAGTGGCAGTGCCGATTGGACTACGGCATTCTACTTGACTAGAGTCGATAAAATTCGTGCGATATTGGATCACGGTCAGCCGTTGCCAATTG ATACATGTGAGGGAAGCGGTGGCCATCAGAAAGACGATTCCGGTTTGGGCGGCCACCTAAATCTGCTGTCAGTTCCGAATTCGCCAGCCAAACCGCCGACGAATTTCACACATCGTTACATGTCCGGCCGGACTGTTTATTCGATTGACACAGCATTCGAGGTGCGCGTGCGGACTCAGTCGTTATGCGTGGCTGAATTAAGCGAAGGCGATGGAAGTGGTTCGAGTATGTTTAGcgaaagcgttcaaaagtggaCAACCAAAGAAGCTGGAGCGTGTGTACTAACTGCACTGTTGTTGAAACTGACGCCAGTTGAAATGCAAGAGGGTTAG
- the LOC119085653 gene encoding uncharacterized protein LOC119085653, with protein sequence MRILTFGQKFLNNFPEILDELKTYNRGSSTPVRNASPVSTTLEVPTRTRSRSESNGMDTLQVPILVSGLSKSLTDLQDTNQKVLEENQWMKDEIETLKCQAKADEEITNIQQREVSGLSKSLTDLQIVNQNLLEDNQRMKDEIETLKCQAKADEEITNIQQREVSGLSKSLTDLQIVNQNLLEDNQRMKDEIATLKGQAKVSQDASTKINNQQREVKHWITA encoded by the exons ATGCGCATCCTGACTTTTGGCCAGAAATTTCTGAACAATTTTCCCGAAATTCTGGACGAGCTGAAAACTTACAATC GAGGCAGTTCAACACCAGTCCGAAATGCGTCACCTGTGTCTACGACACTAGAAGTACCAACTAGAACACGAAGCCGATCAGAGTCGAATGGAATGGACACATTGCAAGTACCAATCTTG GTGTCAGGGCTATCGAAGTCTTTGACTGATTTACAAGATACGAACCAGAAAGTGCTGGAAGAAAATCAATGGATGAAAGACGAGATTGAAACGTTGAAATGTCAAGCAAAAGCAGATGAGGAAATTACCAATATTCAACAGCGCGAG GTGTCAGGGCTGTCGAAGTCTTTGACTGATCTTCAAATCGTGAACCAGAACCTGCTGGAAGATAATCAAAGGATGAAAGACGAGATTGAAACGTTGAAATGTCAAGCAAAAGCAGATGAGGAAATTACCAATATTCAACAGCGCGAG GTGTCAGGGCTGTCGAAGTCTTTGACTGATCTTCAAATCGTGAACCAGAACCTGCTGGAAGATAATCAAAGGATGAAAGACGAGATTGCAACTTTGAAAGGTCAAGCAAAGGTAAGCCAGGATGCTTCTACGAAGATAAATAATCAACAGCGTGAGGTAAAGCATTGGATTACAGCGTAG
- the LOC119085721 gene encoding uncharacterized protein LOC119085721, whose translation MAEHLQGLHISPDFTSHSTPTLEDYSSDSVSMESDSSSSSTDCPFSSAQDLEQKLRNAQRITICEQIRKLQNEPVIPQAILSRFERPCTALVLWQPPAKITELIALQRERKAMMSDDEQDNNNSTSLDYNNSMDLDL comes from the exons ATGGCTGAACACCTACAGGGACTGCACATATCGCCCGATTTCACTTCACATAGTACACCAACGTTAGAGGACTACAGCAGTGACTCCGTGTCAATGGAATCGGATTCCAGTTCATCATCCACAGACTGTCCATTTTCATCGGCGCAAGatcttgaacaaaaattacgaaatgcTCAGCGAATAACGATCTGCGAACAAATTCGAAAGCTACAAAATGAACCAGTCATACCACAA GCGATACTAAGTCGATTCGAACGACCGTGTACGGCATTAGTACTGTGGCAGCCGCCTGCAAAAATAACGGAACTAATTGCGTTGCAGCGGGAACGGAAAGCTATGATGAGTGATGACGAGCAAGACAATAACAATAGCACCTCGCTCGACTACAACAATTCGATGGACTTGGATTTGTAG